A genomic window from Prunus persica cultivar Lovell chromosome G2, Prunus_persica_NCBIv2, whole genome shotgun sequence includes:
- the LOC18784947 gene encoding glucan endo-1,3-beta-glucosidase: protein MATTKLLLSLLLLIQLAATAFAIGVNYGTLADNLPPPAQVANFLKTQTNIDKVKIFDANPDIIKAFANTNISLTITIPNGDIPSLTKLRTARRWVVDHVKPFYPQTKINYIAMGNEVLHWGDDNLKNSLVPAMRTFHNALVREGIKDVKVSTPHSLGIMLSSEPPSQGRFRPEVIPLLTPMLQFLRQTKGPFMVNPYPYFGWSPEKENFALFKPNKGVHDQFTGKSYTNMFDGLMDAVYSAAKAVGFGDVDLVAAETGWPSSCEFPVCSVQNAVDYNGHLIKHVESGKGTPLMPNRKFDTYIFALFNENQKPGPLAEKNWGLFKPDMTPVYNAGVMRNQQGGATPGPMATTVTQPATPAAPAGQAKPAAPVGPAKPVKGGKKPKPATPAAPVAAGGGKKWCVAKPGATNQALQANIDYVCGKGVDCKPIQPGGTCFDNDVKARASYLMNAYYQANGRHDFNCDFSKTGQLTSADPSHGSCKYNA, encoded by the exons atggCCACCACAAAGCTCCTCctctccctcctcctcctcatccagCTCGCCGCCACGGCCTTCGCCATCGGCGTAAACTACGGCACCCTTGCCGACAACCTCCCCCCACCGGCCCAAGTCGCCAACTTCCTCAAAACCCAAACCAACATCGACAAGGTCAAGATCTTCGACGCCAACCCGGACATCATCAAGGCCTTCGCCAACACCAACATCTCCTTAACCATCACCATCCCCAACGGGGATATCCCGAGCCTCACGAAACTACGTACCGCACGCCGGTGGGTCGTGGACCATGTCAAGCCGTTTTATCCCCAGACAAAAATCAACTACATCGCCATGGGCAACGAGGTCCTCCACTGGGGAGATGACAACCTTAAAAACAGCCTCGTCCCCGCCATGAGGACCTTCCACAACGCTCTGGTCCGCGAGGGCATCAAGGACGTCAAAGTCTCCACCCCTCACTCGCTCGGGATCATGCTGTCGTCTGAACCGCCGAGCCAGGGCCGGTTCAGACCGGAGGTTATCCCGCTTCTGACCCCCATGCTCCAGTTCTTGCGCCAGACCAAAGGTCCGTTTATGGTCAACCCGTACCCGTATTTCGGGTGGTCGCCGGAAAAGGAAAACTTCGCTCTCTTTAAACCCAACAAGGGCGTGCACGACCAGTTCACTGGCAAGTCTTACACGAACATGTTCGACGGGTTGATGGACGCGGTTTACTCTGCGGCCAAGGCGGTCGGGTTCGGTGACGTCGACTTGGTGGCGGCCGAGACCGGTTGGCCTTCGTCTTGCGAGTTCCCGGTCTGCTCGGTTCAGAACGCCGTGGATTACAACGGGCACTTGATCAAGCATGTGGAGTCTGGCAAGGGCACGCCGTTGATGCCGAACCGGAAGTTCGACACTTACATCTTTGCCTTGTTCAATGAGAACCAGAAACCCGGTCCGCTCGCGGAGAAGAACTGGGGGCTGTTTAAACCGGACATGACTCCGGTTTACAATGCAGGGGTTATGCGGAACCAACAG GGTGGTGCAACACCTGGACCAATGGCAACAACAGTAACACAGCCGGCTACACCAGCCGCCCCAGCTGGACAAGCCAAACCAGCCGCACCAGTTGGACCAGCCAAACCAGTTAAAGGAGGCAAGAAGCCCAAACCAGCAACCCCAGCAGCGCCTGTGGCAGCTGGAGGCGGCAAGAAGTGGTGCGTGGCCAAACCAGGAGCAACCAACCAAGCTCTGCAGGCAAACATTGACTACGTCTGCGGCAAGGGCGTTGACTGCAAGCCCATCCAGCCAGGTGGCACCTGCTTCGATAACGATGTTAAGGCCCGTGCCTCTTACCTCATGAATGCCTATTACCAGGCTAACGGCCGTCACGATTTTAACTGTGATTTCTCGAAAACGGGACAGCTTACTTCCGCCGACCCCAGCCACGGCTCTTGTAAATACAACGCTTGA
- the LOC18786860 gene encoding protein RDM1 translates to MLRRRRPLHYQHLLVSDSETESDDLSEHFKAQTSLIKRWGKRIAKEGSKSKKKNKEKSNEGRCGSARALKEDPEVVLKIAKHYQEQMKHIPIPKNRRKDAVFVTWWALANSMKQFYGQPLHYMTQVLVKQWDESRIGSVEEEKPMDNIIHPRRAESTIWDVEQVHRQCTSHIHLAKLWLSDPDYYSFVDEVIPSSKLVA, encoded by the exons ATGTTGCGGCGGCGGCGTCCTCTACACTACCAACACTTACTGGTGTCTGATTCAGAGACGGAATCCGACGATCTAAGTGAACATTTTAAGGCTCAAACATCATTGATAAAAAGATGGGGAAAACGAATTGCAAAGGAAGGATctaaaagtaagaaaaaaaataaggaaaaaagcaATGAAGGAAGATGTGGGAGTGCAAGGGCATTGAAGGAGGATCCAG AAGTTGTGCTGAAGATTGCAAAACATTATCAAGAACAGATGAAACATATTCCGATCCCGAAGAATCGCCGGAAGGACGCCGTCTTCGTCACGTGGTGGGCACTAGCAAATTCCATGAAGCAGTTTTATGGGCAGCCATTGCACTACATGACTCAAGTTCTGGTAAAGCAGTGGGATGAGTCAAGAATTGGCAGTGTGGAAGAAGAGAAGCCGATGGACAACATTATTCATCCAAGGAGAGCTGAATCTACCATTTGGGACGTTGAACAAGTCCACAGGCAATGCACTTCTCACATTCATTTGGCTAAGCTCTGGCTTTCTGACCCCGACTACTATTCTTTTGTTGATGAGGTCATCCCCTCGTCCAAGCTGGTTgcatga